In Streptomyces sp. NBC_00878, a single window of DNA contains:
- the recN gene encoding DNA repair protein RecN, producing the protein MVMSVLEEMRIRSLGVIDDAVVELSPGFTAVTGETGAGKTMVVTSLGLLLGGRADPALVRIGAKNAVVEGRISVPDGASAVLRAEEAGAELDDGVLLISRTVSAEGRSRAHLGGRSVPVGLLAELADDLVAVHGQTDQQGLLKLSRQRQALDRYAGDAVAVPLAKYAGAYRRLRAISTELDEITTRARERAQEADMLRFGLDEIAAVEPRAGEDVELAAEAERLGHAEALASAATAAHAALAGNPEDPEAIDATTLVAGAHRALEAVRSHDAALGALAGRIGEIGILLGDVAGELAGYADDLDADPLRLAAVEERRAALTALTRKYGEHGEGTATVLTWAEQGVARLLELDGDDDRIGELTAERDALRAELGGLAQGLTDARTEAAERFAAAVTAELASLAMPHARVSFEIRQTEDPEGVEVGGRPVSYGPAGVDEVELLLAPHPGAPPRPIAKGASGGELSRVMLAVEVVFAGTDPVPTYLFDEVDAGVGGKAAVEIGRRLARLAKSAQVVVVTHLPQVAAFADRQLLVEKTNDGSVTRSGVKVLEGEARVRELSRMLAGQEDSETARAHAEELLAAARSDG; encoded by the coding sequence ATGGTCATGTCCGTGTTGGAGGAGATGCGGATACGGTCGCTCGGAGTCATCGACGACGCGGTCGTCGAGCTGTCACCCGGCTTCACCGCCGTGACCGGTGAGACCGGCGCGGGCAAGACGATGGTGGTCACCAGCCTGGGCCTGCTGCTGGGCGGGCGCGCGGACCCGGCCCTCGTGCGGATCGGGGCCAAGAACGCGGTCGTGGAGGGGCGGATCTCCGTCCCCGACGGTGCCTCGGCCGTCCTACGGGCCGAGGAGGCGGGCGCGGAGCTCGACGACGGGGTGCTGCTCATCAGCCGTACCGTTTCCGCCGAGGGACGATCACGAGCACACCTGGGCGGGCGTTCCGTGCCGGTGGGGCTGCTCGCCGAGCTCGCCGACGACCTGGTGGCCGTGCACGGCCAGACCGATCAGCAGGGGTTGCTCAAACTGTCCCGGCAGCGGCAGGCCCTCGACCGGTACGCGGGCGACGCCGTCGCCGTACCGCTCGCCAAGTACGCGGGCGCCTACCGACGGCTGCGCGCCATCTCCACCGAGCTGGACGAGATCACCACGCGCGCGCGGGAGCGTGCCCAGGAAGCCGACATGCTGCGCTTCGGGCTCGACGAGATCGCCGCGGTGGAGCCGCGGGCGGGCGAGGACGTCGAACTGGCGGCCGAAGCCGAGCGGCTCGGGCACGCGGAGGCGCTGGCGTCCGCCGCCACGGCCGCGCACGCCGCCCTCGCGGGCAATCCCGAGGACCCGGAGGCCATCGACGCCACGACGCTCGTCGCGGGCGCGCACCGGGCCCTGGAGGCCGTACGGTCCCACGACGCGGCCCTCGGCGCGCTGGCCGGCCGCATCGGGGAGATCGGGATCCTGCTGGGCGATGTGGCGGGGGAGCTGGCGGGGTACGCCGACGACCTCGACGCGGACCCGCTGCGGCTCGCGGCGGTCGAGGAGCGGCGCGCGGCGCTCACCGCGCTGACCCGCAAGTACGGGGAGCACGGCGAGGGCACGGCTACGGTCCTGACCTGGGCGGAACAAGGAGTCGCGCGACTCCTGGAGCTGGACGGCGACGACGACCGGATCGGCGAGCTGACGGCCGAGCGGGACGCGCTGCGGGCCGAACTGGGCGGGCTGGCACAGGGGTTGACGGACGCCCGTACGGAGGCCGCCGAGCGCTTCGCCGCCGCCGTGACCGCCGAACTCGCCTCGCTCGCCATGCCGCACGCGCGCGTGTCGTTCGAGATCCGGCAGACCGAGGACCCGGAGGGCGTGGAGGTCGGCGGCCGGCCGGTCTCGTACGGGCCCGCCGGGGTCGACGAGGTGGAACTGCTCCTCGCTCCGCATCCGGGGGCGCCGCCGCGGCCCATCGCCAAGGGGGCGTCCGGTGGTGAGCTGTCGCGCGTCATGCTGGCCGTCGAGGTCGTGTTCGCGGGTACGGATCCGGTGCCGACGTATCTCTTCGACGAGGTCGACGCGGGTGTCGGCGGCAAGGCCGCGGTCGAGATCGGGCGGCGGCTCGCGCGGCTCGCCAAGAGCGCGCAGGTCGTTGTCGTCACCCATCTCCCCCAGGTGGCCGCCTTCGCCGACCGGCAGTTGCTGGTCGAGAAGACGAACGACGGGTCGGTGACCCGGTCCGGGGTGAAGGTCCTGGAGGGCGAGGCGCGGGTACGGGAGCTGTCGCGGATGCTGGCCGGGCAGGAGGACTCGGAGACGGCCCGGGCGCACGCGGAGGAGTTGCTGGCGGCGGCCCGGAGCGACGGGTAG